From the genome of uncultured Bacteroides sp.:
TCAGCTTTATCATTAATAGCCGACTGGCATCAGGATAAAACACGATCTTTGGCTATTGGTATACATATGACCGGGCTTTATACCGGGCAAGCCATCGGAGGATTTGGTGCAACCGTTGCTGCCGCTTTTTCCTGGCAAAGTGCCTTTCATTGGTTTGGTATTATTGGTATTGTATATTCTCTGATTCTGATTTTCTTCTTGCATGAAAATCCTAATCACATTAAGGTAAAAAAAATAACTTTAAAAGATTCAGGGGAGAAGACTCCGGTTCTCAAAGGATTATCCTTATTGTTTAGCAATATTGCTTTCTGGATAATTCTTATCTATTTTGCAGCTCCAAGTCTTCCGGGATGGGCCACTAAAAATTGGCTTCCTACTCTTTTCTCTGAAAACTTAGGATTACCAATGTCACAAGCGGGTCCGATATCAACATTTACCATTGCTGTTTCATCTTTTATAGGTGTTATTGTGGGTGGTATTCTTTCTGATAGATGGGTTCAGAAGAATATTCGTGGACGTGTTTATACCGGTGCAATTGGTTTGGGATTGACTATTCCTTCATTGCTTTTACTTGGATTTGGACATAGCTTTGTTGGTGTGATTGGTGCAGGAATGTTATTTGGCGTTGGTTACGGTATGTTCGATGCCAACAATATGCCAATTCTCTGCCAGTTTGTTTCTGCAAAACAACGTGCAACCGCTTATGGAATAATGAATATGGTTGGAGTGTTTGCCGGTGCTTCAGTTACTCAGTTGCTGGGAAAATGGACAGATGGTGGTAATCTGGGTTTAGGCTTCTCCATGTTAGGAGGTTTTGTTCTGGTTGCATTAATATTGCAGTTGTCATTCCTTAAGCCAAAAACAGATAATGTGGATTAATAAGTAATCAATAAAATTAAGAATTTATGATAATATCTAATTTGCAGAACAGTAAAAGGATAGAATCGCTTCATCCTCTTTTTCCTAAACTCTTTGATTATGTAAAGTCACACGATTTATTAAGTTCAGAGTTAGGTCGTATTGAAATTGATGGTGATAACTTGTTTATCAACAATGTGAATCCAACTTGCATGGCACGTGATAAGCAGGTTCTGGAATTGCATCACGATTATATTGATGTGCATATCTTGCTCGAAGGAAAAGAAACTATAGGTTGGAAAGCAGCTGAAGATCTGAAAGAGGAAACTAAGCCTTATAGTAAAGAGGGTGATTGTGCTCTTTATTCAGATACACCAACCACTTATGTTGATATTAATCCGGGTGAATTTGTATTGGTATATCCTGAAGATGCTCACGCCCCGGTTATTGGAGAAGGTAAAATCAGAAAACTGATTGCAAAAGTAAAAATCTGATTGAACTCTCATAGAACTTATATAATCATTGAAAATAGTTCATTCGTAAAGCCAATCTGCATATATCTATAATTTGTGTGGATTGGCTTTTATTATATAACTCTTATTGTATTTTAATAATATGGCGCTCTCTTTTTATTATTTTAATTGCAGGGGAAATTAAAAAGCATTTATTTTGCAAGATATTGTTAATGTAGCCCTTGAAATATTAATAGATTTTATAAATGCCATGAGAAATAATATTAGAACTACAATTATTCTTGCTATAATGCTTAGCTGGATTGGGAAACCTTTCTCTGCTTTAGCCAGCAGTGATTCGTTTTCTCCGGTAGATTACGTCAATCCTTTGATTGGCAGCCAGTCTACTTATGAGTTATCAACCGGTAATACCTATCCTGCAATTGCCCTTCCCTGGGGAATGAACTTTTGGGTTCCTCAAACAGGTAAGATGGGCGATGGATGGGCTTACACGTATACAGCCAACAAGATTCGTGGGTTTAAGCAAACCCACCAGCCTAGTCCATGGATTAATGATTATGGTCAGTTTTCAATAATGCCTGTGGTTGGTTCACCTGTCTTTAATGAAGAGAAGCGTGCCAGCTGGTTTTCGCACAAATCGGAAATAGCAAAGCCTTATTATTATAAAGCTTATCTAGCCGATCATGATGTGGTAACTGAAATAGCCCCAACCGAACGTGCAGCAATGTTCCGTTTCACCTTTCCTCAGAACGACAGTTCCTTTGTGGTAATTGATGCTTTTGATAAAGGATCTTATATTAAAATTATCCCCGGAGAGAATAAGATCATCGGTTATACTACCAAGAACAGTGGAGGAGTCCCCGATAACTTTAAAAACTATTTTGTCATTACGTTTGATAAACCGTTTACATACAAATATACTTTTGCCGATGGTGCTTTAAAAACAGCCCAGGAGCAAACTGCTGACCATGTAGGAGCTGTAATCGGATTTAAAACCACCAAAGGTGAACTTGTTCACGCCAAAGTAGCCTCTTCCTTTATCAGTTTCGAGCAAGCTTCGCTTAATTTAAAGGAGTTGGGTAATGACAGCTTTGATCAGGTTGCTGCCAAAGGCAAAGCCGCATGGAATAAAGTGCTGAGTAAAATAGAAGTAGAAGGCGGCTCACTCGATCAGTACCGCACGTTCTATTCCTGCATGTATCGCTCTTTGCTTTTCCCTCGTAAGTTTTATGAATTGGATGCAACCGGAAAAATAGTACATTACAGTCCGTTCAACGGTCAGGTACTTCCCGGATATCTGTATACTGATTCCGGCTTCTGGGATACTTTCCGTTGCCTGTTCCCATTCCTTAATTTGATGTATCCGTCAGCGAACAAGGAAATTCAGGAAGGACTTATCAATGTGTATAAAGAAAGCGGATTCTTCCCCGAATGGGCTAGTCCCGGTCATCGTGGCTGCATGGTAGGAAATAATTCAGCTTCCATATTGGTAGACGCTTATATGAAAGGCGTTAAGGTAGCCGACCTCGAAACCCTTTATAAAGGACTTATTCATGGAACAGAAAATGTACACCCAACAGTTTCCTCAACCGGACGCCTGGGATATGAGTATTACAACAAACTGGGCTATGTTCCTTACGATGTAAAGATCAAAGAGAATGCAGCACGTACGCTTGAATATGCTTATGACGACTGGTGCATCTATAAACTGGCCAAAGAGCTGAAACGTCCGAAGAAGGAAATCGACTTGTTTGCCAAACGTGCCATGAATTATAAAAACCTTTTCGACAAAGAAACCAAACTGATGCGTGGAAAGAATGCCGATGGTAAGTTTATGGCTCCCTTCTCTCCGCTGAAGTGGGGAGATGCCTTCACCGAAGGAAACAGCTGGCATTACACCTGGTCGGTATTCCATGACCCACAAGGTTTGATTGATCTGATGGGTGGCAAGGATGTCTTTGTGAATATGCTCGATTCTGTGTTTGCCGTACCA
Proteins encoded in this window:
- a CDS encoding YhcH/YjgK/YiaL family protein, whose translation is MIISNLQNSKRIESLHPLFPKLFDYVKSHDLLSSELGRIEIDGDNLFINNVNPTCMARDKQVLELHHDYIDVHILLEGKETIGWKAAEDLKEETKPYSKEGDCALYSDTPTTYVDINPGEFVLVYPEDAHAPVIGEGKIRKLIAKVKI
- a CDS encoding GH92 family glycosyl hydrolase, whose amino-acid sequence is MRNNIRTTIILAIMLSWIGKPFSALASSDSFSPVDYVNPLIGSQSTYELSTGNTYPAIALPWGMNFWVPQTGKMGDGWAYTYTANKIRGFKQTHQPSPWINDYGQFSIMPVVGSPVFNEEKRASWFSHKSEIAKPYYYKAYLADHDVVTEIAPTERAAMFRFTFPQNDSSFVVIDAFDKGSYIKIIPGENKIIGYTTKNSGGVPDNFKNYFVITFDKPFTYKYTFADGALKTAQEQTADHVGAVIGFKTTKGELVHAKVASSFISFEQASLNLKELGNDSFDQVAAKGKAAWNKVLSKIEVEGGSLDQYRTFYSCMYRSLLFPRKFYELDATGKIVHYSPFNGQVLPGYLYTDSGFWDTFRCLFPFLNLMYPSANKEIQEGLINVYKESGFFPEWASPGHRGCMVGNNSASILVDAYMKGVKVADLETLYKGLIHGTENVHPTVSSTGRLGYEYYNKLGYVPYDVKIKENAARTLEYAYDDWCIYKLAKELKRPKKEIDLFAKRAMNYKNLFDKETKLMRGKNADGKFMAPFSPLKWGDAFTEGNSWHYTWSVFHDPQGLIDLMGGKDVFVNMLDSVFAVPPVFDASYYGGVIHEIREMQIMNMGNYAHGNQPIQHMIYMYNYAGQPWKAQYWLREVMNRMYTCNPDGYCGDEDNGQTSAWYVFSSLGFYPVCPGTDEYVLGAPLFKKATVHFENGNKLVINAPENSDKNRYIEAMTLNGKTYTKNYLKHADLQNGGEINIRMSEAPNKQRGIQKEDFPYSFSVNEKK
- a CDS encoding MFS transporter encodes the protein MKNSKIYPWVVVGLLWVVALLNYMDRQMLSTMQQAMKVDIIELNKAEAFGALMAVFLWIYGIMSPVAGMIADRLNRKWLLVGSLFVWSAVTFMMGFTENYSQLYVLRGLMGISEALYIPSALSLIADWHQDKTRSLAIGIHMTGLYTGQAIGGFGATVAAAFSWQSAFHWFGIIGIVYSLILIFFLHENPNHIKVKKITLKDSGEKTPVLKGLSLLFSNIAFWIILIYFAAPSLPGWATKNWLPTLFSENLGLPMSQAGPISTFTIAVSSFIGVIVGGILSDRWVQKNIRGRVYTGAIGLGLTIPSLLLLGFGHSFVGVIGAGMLFGVGYGMFDANNMPILCQFVSAKQRATAYGIMNMVGVFAGASVTQLLGKWTDGGNLGLGFSMLGGFVLVALILQLSFLKPKTDNVD